The proteins below come from a single Mya arenaria isolate MELC-2E11 chromosome 8, ASM2691426v1 genomic window:
- the LOC128243944 gene encoding putative nuclease HARBI1, producing MENGRAIQQFGVILQQQAILNVRYAIQLVQQPIAVHRRRRRRQRRWWSRPWLTQERRLQFGQYSTIIAELREGDTNSFKNYMRMTPEMFDELLQRLAPRLQKSDTHWRKALDPGLKLAVTLRHLAAGDSYPSLSYDFRVASSTISLFIPEVCEAIVQSYSEDVIPIPNTPEEWRPIAEEFERRWNVPHACGALDGKHIALRKPRRSGSEYYNYKGFFSIVLMALVDANYRFLWIDVGGHGHMSDAQIYNNSELSEMLEDGTIGLPPPEPLPNDDRDMPYFILGDDAFGLRTYLMKPFGRRGLEREKLITNYRLSRGRRVVENAFGILAARFRVLLTTMQQTPEIAATIVESCVCLHNLMRIRYPGLQQAQLDQEDDQHNLVPGAWRTNEMLTAIQQVRGHNRDATDYCRIIPTHHRRDVTRFKDIH from the coding sequence ATGGAGAATGGCAGAGCCATCCAGCAATTCGGTGTCATATTGCAGCAGCAGGCAATTCTCAATGTCAGATATGCTATTCAACTCGTTCAGCAGCCCATAGCTGTTCATAGACGTCGCCGAAGAAGACAAAGGAGATGGTGGTCCAGGCCCTGGTTAACCCAGGAGAGAAGGCTTCAATTTGGACAGTATAGCACCATTATTGCAGAGTTGCGGGAAGGGGACACCAACTCCTTCAAGAACTATATGAGGATGACACCGGAAATGTTCGACGAGCTTCTGCAACGCCTCGCGCCCAGACTTCAGAAGTCGGACACCCACTGGAGAAAAGCCCTAGATCCCGGATTGAAGCTGGCGGTAACACTACGGCACCTAGCAGCAGGGGATTCCTACCCTTCCCTCTCTTATGATTTTAGGGTGGCTAGTTCAACAATTTCCCTCTTTATCCCAGAAGTCTGCGAGGCCATAGTACAATCATATAGCGAAGATGTCATCCCTATCCCCAATACACCTGAAGAATGGAGGCCAATAGCTGAAGAGTTTGAAAGGAGGTGGAATGTCCCTCATGCATGTGGAGCTCTTGATGGCAAACACATTGCTCTGAGGAAGCCCCGCAGATCCGGCTCTGAATACTACAACTATAAAGGATTTTTCTCAATTGTGCTCATGGCTCTTGTTGATGCCAACTACAGGTTTCTGTGGATAGACGTCGGAGGTCATGGGCACATGTCAGATGCCCAGATATATAACAATTCAGAGCTCAGTGAGATGCTAGAAGATGGAACCATTGGCTTACCACCTCCAGAACCTCTTCCAAATGATGACCGTGATATGCCTTACTTCATTCTTGGTGACGATGCTTTTGGGTTAAGGACCTATTTGATGAAGCCCTTTGGAAGACGCGGCCTGGAAAGGGAGAAGCTCATAACCAATTACCGGCTATCTAGAGGAAGAAGAGTGGTCGAAAATGCATTTGGCATCCTGGCGGCCAGATTCAGAGTGCTTCTCACAACTATGCAGCAAACACCGGAAATTGCTGCAACCATAGTTGAATCGTGTGTGTGCTTGCACAATCTAATGAGGATTAGGTATCCCGGCCTACAACAAGCTCAACTGGACCAAGAGGATGACCAGCATAACCTTGTTCCTGGAGCCTGGAGAACGAATGAGATGCTGACTGCAATCCAGCAAGTAAGGGGCCATAATCGTGACGCAACCGACTACTGTAGAATCATTCCCACTCATCATAGGAGAGACGTTACGAGGTTCAAGGACATCCACTGA